GTTTGCTTTGGTTTCCTACATAATTAAACTGATATAACTGAACCAGATTAAAGTAACTGAATGCTCTGGCTGCTAATCCCTGTGCTAAGTAGTATTGAGACTGTGGATCATCTGTATCAGCATCAATAGGTCCGATAACATTATTTGCTGTATAAATCAGAGCATACAAGTTATTCCACATAATCTGAGCCTCATTTGAGGTGTAAACTCTATCGGTAAAATCAAGACTGTTACCAGTCCAGTTGTAACCATTATCATCTGATACAACATCAATACCGTTGGCGTCTGTGAACAACATAACAGAAGGATAACCAAAGTCATTATGTCTGCTGGCACCAAGTGCTGTTTCATTAGGCATATACTGGTTGAACTGAGCAAAGATGGCATTTACCCCCGCCTCTGCTCTTTCAGGATTCAACATGTATGTTTCTTCCTTTTGTTTAGAAGTAACATCATTTCCCAGAGGCAGTGTGTCTAAATCATTACATCCTGTAAACAAAAAAGCTAATGATGCAATTGTTATTATTAAATATTTTATTTTCATAATCTTCTATATTTTCAATTAAAATGTTAAACTAACACCACCGGATACTGAACGTATAGGAGTATATAATGCAGTTGTAGCTGAAATATAACTCTGTCTTGGGTCTAATCCTTTTCTGCTTGTTAAGATTCCAACATTTTCTGCAACCATATAAATTCTAATTCTGCTAATATCTACAGATGCTAATTTCTGAACAGGAATAGTGTATCCTAAGCTTACACTGTTAAGACTCAGATAGTTTGAGCTCGTCAAGAAACGTGTTGATGTTGAGCTGGCATATCTGTCATTAGCGTTAAGTCTCGGAACATCAGTATTAGTGTTCTCTGGAGTCCAGGCATTGTAAATATCTTTATGCCAGTTGAAGCCGGCGCTGCCTGAAAGACCACTATGCATTAATCTCTGGTAACCACTATCAAAAATCTTACCACCTAGCTGATATGCGAACTGAATACCAGCATCAAATCCATAAGCAGTAATTGAAGTACCAAAACCTCCATATACTTTTGGAAGAAGGTCTTTTGTTGCAATTCTGTAATTCTGAGCAACTGCATAGTCCTCTGTAAGATATCTCTCTTCTGTATCAGGATCTGTAGCCCAATATTGTGCAACCCCATTTTCTGGATTAACACCACCATATTCAACAAGGTACATACGATACATTGACTCACCTTCTTCATAGATACGTGTTCCGTCAATCATCTTTCCTTCAAGGTCGGGATGCAATTCATTAATTTTGTTTTTAATTGAAGTTGCATTAAAGTATACATCCCAGTTTATATCACGATTATTAACAACATTCCAGTTAACATCTAATTCTAAACCGGAGTTGGTCATTGAACCAATATTCATTGGGATTGATGTGTAACCCAAACTACCTGCTGTTGGCTTGTTGTATAACATATCGCCTGATCTTCTTCCGAAATACTCTAAACTACCAGTCAATGAATTATTAAACATTGCATAGTCGAAACCGATATTATAGGAAGTTGAAGTTTCCCATGAAAGATCTGCATTCCCTTTATATATAAGTGCACCATCAGCAAATACACCGTCAGCACCTGTCATTCTAAACTGGTCTAACCATGCATAGTAGTTACCAATATTATCGTTACCCTGCTGACCAAATGATGCTTTAAGCTTTAGCATATTCAACCAGTCAACTCCTTCCATGAATTCTTCATCACTCATCATCCAGGCAGCACTTGCTGACCAGAAGTTACCCCATCTGTTATCTGGATGGAAGCGAGATGATGCGTCTCTTCTGTATGCTACGTTAGCGAAATATTTATTATCATGTGAATAGTTCAAACGTGAAATAATACCACGGGTTGCATATTCATTAAGTGTACCACCACCTCTCAAGTTATCAATAGCATTGCTTACATAATAACTTTCTGGGTTATATAGATTCTGACCTGAAGCGAAAAGCATTTGGTTACTGTAAGAATACTCATCATAACCAACTGTCACGTCAAAGTTGTTTTTCTCATCCACTGTATAGCTATAGTGTGCAAGATATTGCTGGTTGAATCCGTAATATCTGTTTAGTTGCTGGTAAGCAGTACCTCCGTAAGAAGAGCTCTGACCCATATATGCATTACCTAGATCGCTGTATTTGCGATTGTTCACGTTAAGACCGTATCTCGCAGTCAATGTTAATCCTTCAAGAGGAGAAACTTCTGCATACCAGCTACCATTGAAAATATCCATTGCATAGTTGGTATCATTAAAAAACAGGTCACCTGCAGGGTTGGCTATTGACATAAAACTTCTGCTGAAGTTTGTACTTTGTCCATCACCATAATCAAAAGCAGTTTTACCATTTATAAGTTTTATCTGCTGATCAGATGCATTTCTTACATATATTGGATAAATTGGTGCAATATAGTTTGCAATGAAGAATGCATTACCAGAAGAGCTGGTAGCTGTATTTTCATCAGAGAAGCGGCTGTTTGAGTAGTTGTAGTTCATATTAGCACCAACCTTAAGCCACTCTTTAACTTTATAATCACCGTTAAAACGTGTTGAGTATCTTTCAAAGGCTGAATTTGGAACAATACCCTGGTCGTTCAGATATCCAAAAGATATGTAGTGATTTCCTCTGTCATTACCACCTGAAATTGATAGATTGTATTCCTGACGTGGGTTATTGCTAAATGTTTCATTAGCCCAGTTATCAGGAGTATAGTAATACTCCCCATCACTGTAACCTAATACTGCGTTAGGATTAAGCATACCATTTGTACCTACAAGAAGCTCTCCTTCAGGGACAGTATATATTGTATAACCTGATCCTCCTTCACTTTCTTTTGTCAAAGTAGTATTTGCATATCTGTTTGCTCTTACAGGATCATATCCTAACGAATATACACCGGCATTATAAATAGCCTGATAAGATTTTTCTATATAATTCTTTGGACTGGTCATAACATCGTAGTTCTTGATTGAACGTGAGTTTACACCATATCTTGCTTCAAAATTAACTGTAGAGCCTCCCTTACCTTGTTTTGTTGTAATCATTATGATACCATTTGCTCCACGGGCACCATATAATGCAGTTGAAGCAGCATCTTTCAATACTGTCATAGACGCAATATCAGATGGGTTAAGTGATGATAGATCGCCATCAAATGGTATACCATCAACAACATAAAGTGGATCCATCCCTGCATTGATAGAACCAACACCTCTAATACGTACTGTAGCAGAAGATCCGGGTTGTCCATCATTGCTCAGAATCTGAACACCTGCAACATTACCTGAAAGGGCATTAGAAACGTTGGATATCTGACGCATTTCAAGTTTTTCCGAATCAACAACTCCGGCAGAACCTGTAAATGTACCCCTGGTTGAGGTTCCATAGGCAACGACAATCACTTCATCCAGCAACTCTGTATCTGTATGAAGGATTATATTAACACTAGCACTCACAGGTACCTCTTGTGTAACAAAACCAACATATGAGACAACCAATGTCCCTCCGGTAGGAGCAGACAGAGAAAAATTGCCATCAAAGTCAGTAACAGTACCCTGTGTAGTACCTTTTACCTGTATTGTAACCCCAATTAGTGGTTCACCTGAAGCATCAGTCACATTACCACGTACTTGTGTTTGAGCTACAACAATTCCTATTCCAATAAAGAATAGGGCTAAAACCATAGTTAGCTTCCTTTTCATAAACTCTACTTTTTAATTAAACACTTTCATTATTATTATTTTTACTTCAATATTCTTTCAAATCTATATTCTAGATTGACAAATTCGTTGTACTGCTTTTTAGAAAAAGAAATGTTTTCGTGGCTTCTGACTAAAGTTATTTATCAATTCACCCCACACTTTAACATTTACATAGATTTGATTCATCTCACAAATATAAATTATTTTATTTAACTAATAATTTTTTGTCACATTATTTTTAAAAAAAAGGAGAAATAGTTGCAAAAAAGATCGTTTTAGTAACTTTTATTGCATTTCAGCTCATTTTTTAACTTAGAAAACAATGCAAAAACTTTATTATTTTAACAATTGAATAACCTAATCAACTTCTCGAAAATCGAGAAGATGCAAAAGTAAGATATAAAAAATCATTATGCAACTTTTTAACCGCGTAACTAACATTTTTGATGCCTAATCGAGGTTATCTATGAAAAATGGTAAGACAAAATACTAATAGCAGAATTTACTTATTAAGGTCTACAAAAAAATAAGACTGCCCCGAAGAGCAGTCTTACAAAATAATAATAATGATGTTTAATTCCAGCCGGCATTTTGTTGACTTGCAATCTTTGGATTGGAAGATATCTCAGATAGTGGTATTGGAAAAATATATCTCCTATCCTCGAAATTAAAACCTGCTGTTTTTATTATCTCTGGATCTACGACTCCTGAAGCCGGGTCATATGATTCTGTTTTCATACTACCCCATGAAGCTTTATCGGGAATGCCGGCTTTTCCATCCTTACTTTTAATTGCATATTTGCTGTCGTACGTTAAACGATGTATATCCGGCCAACGTCTACCTTCAGCAAGAAACTCAATTTCTCTCTCCTTAAGTATGGCGTCCATCAACTCATCAACATTTGCAAATGATGAAAGTGTGAACTGTAACTCAGGATCTGTTACAGCTCTGTTTCGTACTGCATTAAGCAGATCTACAGCTTTTTGAGTAACTCCGTTCTGACGTGCTTCAGCCTCGGCGTAATTAAGCAAAACTTCTGCATAACGAATTACCGGTGTCCAGTCATCCATAACAGTACCTGCACGGTATTTCCAAGACCAGAATGCATTAACACTTCCATACTGAGCTCTTTTCAAAAGCTGCTCACGCCTAAGATCGCTTTCAAGCCAATAATCAGCATTAATGATAATAGGACTTACGGCAACCAAACTGCGCACTGTTGAATAGAATTGTGAAAGTGAACCGTTATTTGTTGCGTTATCCAATGCACTGTTTTCAATTGAAAATATTGACTCACTGTTACCACTGTTGTTAACAAATGGACCTTCTGGCTCGGCTGTTAATGCATAACCTCCAATTGGACTTGTGAAAGGTGCTGTTGCACTTACTATCTTATTTGATTCAGCAATTACATTTGACCAATTACCCATATGCTGATACACTCTGGCTTTTAAAGCTATGGCAGCACCTTTGGTTGCACGTGATATTTTCAAACCACCAGATCTTGTTGCTGCAAGATTCTGTTCTGCAAATTCAAGATCTTCAAGTATCTGACTATATGTTTCAGCCACTGTTGCTCTTCCTGCTTCTTTTGCCTCCTCTACTTTTTCAATTGTATTGATAGGAACAGTACTGATTGGAACACCATAATGCGAAGCATCAGCAGTAGCTGCATAAGGAAGTGCAAAATAAACTAACAGTTCATGAAACCCAAGGGCTCTTAAAAAACGCACTTCTGCTTCTCCATCCAACGCCTCTTCTTGTGTCAATACACCGTTTTCTGCAGCAGTTCTGAGACCTTCAATTACAATATTAATTTTATTTATCATTTGATAAGTACACTCCCAGTGAGCCTGACCATTTGGAGATGACACATTATAATCTCCATTATATGTTACGGCGAAAAACTGCTGTACATTTACCATAAGTTCACCCTTCATATCACCCTGCTCAACAGAAGCAGCGCCGAATGGATAACCTCTTCTTTGGTTATTACCCGGGTAATAACCGCTCTGAGCCGCATCATAACAGCCAATAATAGCTAATTCACATCTATCGGCTGTCGCAAATGCCACATCATAGGGTATAGCATCTTTCTGATCAAGATTAATTGCCTGATCAGTACAGCTGAAAAGCAATGCCACACAAAATAAAATAGATAATATATTTTTCATATTACATCTGTATTTTCGTTAAACATTTAATTAAAAACCAATATTCAAGCCAAAGACTACAGTTCTTTGCTGAGGATTACCATTCCAGTCAACTCCCGGAACAACAGTATAACCTTCAGGATCTAAACCTGTGTATTTTGTGAAAGTTGCTAAATTCTGACCCTGTACATAAACTCTAACTCTCTCAACCCAAAGCTGTTTGCATATTTCCTGAGGTACGTTATATCCAACTGCCAGGTTCTGAAGTTTAAGAAAATCCCCATCTTCGATCCATCGTGACATACCTTCACCTGTTCTGTTAATGAATGCTCCTTTTCCGTACCACAATTTTGGAACATCTCCATTACCCGGATTCTCTACACTTTGCCATCTGTTCAATATTTCTTTACTGCTGTTTGTGAAGCCTTGATCTAGCATATCTCTGCGAGTAACATTAGCAATTTTGTTACCTCCTGAAAAGCGGAAGAAAATATTGAAATCGAAATTTTCAATGGTAAATGTATTGTCCCATCCACCAAACCATGATGGAAGTGAATTGCCAAGTATAAACTTATCCTCTTCAACCAGGTTATCAGTTTGACTTAAATCTGTCGGATTACTTGGATTATAGGCATAATATCTTGAATCAGTTATATTACCCTGAACTATTGATCCATCCTTTTTGTAATACATGGGGTTACCATTACTCATATTTACCCCTGCATATTTATAACCCCATAAAGCATTCACCGATTCACCCTCACGAAGTATATAGTGTTCATAAGGTATATCATTCACTAATGTTACAACTTTGCTTTTCTGTGTTGAAAAATTGAAAGCAGTTTTCCAGATAAAATCGCTTCTCTGAATTATATTACCTCCTACTTCTAACTCTATGCCACTATTTTCTATTTGACCATAGTTTTGTGCAATTTCATTCCATGGAATACCCAATGATGGAGGAGTAGGAACATCTAAAACAATGTCACTGTTGTCTTTTTGCCAATAAGCAAAAACCAGGTTAAATCTGTTATGCATAAAACCGGCATCAAAACCAAAGTCAAGTATTTTTTGCTTTTCCCATCTCAGTGCAGGATTACCTGCCTGATAATATGCAATACCTGCCTGATCTCCATATTTTTGACCAGCGAAAATATCCTGGAACATGAAGTCGCCCGAAAGTCTGTCATTTCCAACTTCTGCAAAACTACCTCTTATGCGCAGATCACTAATAACATCGTTTATTGGGCTTTCGCTCCAGAAATTCATTGCTGAAATTCTGAATGCAGCAGATCCTCCATAGAATGTACCCCAGCGATTATCTCTGTGCAGATTTGAAATACCATCACGACGAACAGATCCGCCAATATAGAGCATGCTTTTGTAATTGTAATTTGCACGGAAAATATATGAAGCCAAACCGTTTGTAGTAACACTACCTCCTGAACTCTGGGTTACATATGTGTCAGAAATAATCTCATCTACAAAGAATGGATCAGAAAAATCACGAGCTCCCGCAGTGAAACGATTATATGTATAATTTGTCCACTCAGCAACTGCCGTTGCATCTAAATTGTGAGATCCAAATGATTTGTTGAAACTTAAAATATTCTGGAAATTCCAGCGCTGTCTCTTTATAGAAGATCTGTTTATAAGTCCCTTATAACCAAAACCATCTCCCGACTCTGGTTTCCAAACATAGCTATCGTCAATTAAATTTACATCAGCACCTACAAGCATTCTATATGTAAGCCAGCTTACAGGCTTTATATCAATATTTGCAGTTGGAAGCAACCTGTACGAGATATTTGATTGTCTGTTATTCTTCAATACCCATACTATATTTGGAATAGTATTTTCGATTGTACGCAGGTTTGGACCCTTTGCGAGTGACTTACGATCGGAAGGATCTATGTTGTATCCGGTTGGGTCATCAGGATTGTAAACTGCCACGTTTGGCAACATCCTTGAACTTGCATACATATTGTCACTAATTGAGTTTGTACCTTTAACAGGACCTGCATTTACCTGATTGGATGCATTAAGAGAAAATCCTGCAGAAAGATAATCTTTCAGGAATTTATGTTCAGCTCTTGCATAAAAGGTGTACCTGTTATAACTATTGTTAATTGCAAGACCTTTCTGATCTGTAAACCCTGCAGACATAAAGTATTGTGTCTGTGGGGAAGCACCTGATATTGATACAGTATGACTATGCTGGAATCCTGTTCTGAAAACATGATCATACCAGTTTACGTCTGTACCTCTTTCATCCATATTAGCCTGAGGATTTCCTCCGGCATTTGTATACTTTTCATTTGCAATAGTAACAAATTCCTCGGCGTTTAGCAGATCGTAAAGCTTTGCAGCTTTTGACCAGCCCATCCAAGAGTCATAAGATATTTTTGCTGCACCCTGTTTTCCCTGTTTTGTAGTAATCAAAACAACACCATTAGCAGCACGTGAACCATAGATAGCTGTTGCAGCTCCATCTTTTAAAATCTCGAAAGATTCGATATCCGAAGGGTTGATGTCTGCAAGAGCATTATTATTAGAATAAGAGTAGCCTACGTTACCTGAAGTTACGGGAACTCCATTAATTACATAGAGAGGTGCATTTGATGAGGAGATTGTTCCCACGCCTCTGATTATTACTCTTGGTGCTTGAGTAACATCGCCTGAAGGTGAAATAACCTGTACACCAGAAGCTCTACCTGCCATTTGCTGCATAAAGCTTGGAGATGCTTTTGAAGCTAAATCATCTCCTCTGATTTGAGAAATGGAACTGGTAACATCTCTTTTTCTTTGTGTACCATAACCAACAACAACAACCTCATCCAGCTGCTCCGTATCACTTGTTAACACAACTCTTACCTGGGAACTCACAGCAACTTCTTCTGTTATGTATCCTACATAAGAAACCACGAGAGTACCTCCGACTGGTGCGGTCAGCGTAAAATTACCATCTATATCAGTAACTGTTCCCTGATAGGTGCCTTTAATTAATATGGTGGCTCCTATAACCGGTTCACCTGATTCATCCACAACGATTCCTCGAACTTGTGTCTGAGCCATCAGAATCCCCACCCCTGTAAAGAGCAGGGTAAAAAACAAAATAAGCTTTCTTTTCATAAACTCAACTTTTAAAATTATATACTATTCTTTAGGGATATATATTTAAATCTTAAATGTAATTTTCTCGGAAAAGGGATTAACAAAGTCTTTCAATTAACTAACCAGAGAGTGATTAATTGCATAACCAGTTATTATATTATTTTTAACCTTTAAATTAATATATATTATTTTTGCAAATATATAACATTTATTCAAACTGCAACACTTTCTAAATAATATTTTATATTTATTTCTATTTTCATCGTTTTTCAGGCCATTTTTTTTCATTTTAAAGCTTAATCATAAACCCAGGCAAACAACCTACAAGTATTGTAATGATTTAACGGCAATATTTAATCTTAACATTTCCTAATTTGATCTGATATTATAGATACAAAAAAAGCAGCCCGAAAAGGCTGCTTCATTATAAAAGCTTATTTTACTAAAACTGATATTTCTTATTATTCAATGCCTAATAATTCAACTTCAAAAATAAGGTTTGAGAAAGGTTTTATTGAACCTCTGTCCGAAGAACCGTAAGCTAAGTCATAAGGAATATAAAGTTTCCATTTTGAACCTACAGGCATAAGCTGAAGAGCTTCGGTCCATCCTGCAATAACCTGAGTTACTCCGAAAGTTGCAGGTTCACCTCTTTCCACACTACTGTCGAAAACGCTTCCATCAATCAACGTTCCATGATAGTGCACTTTAACTCTATCACTTACTGTAGGAGTTGCACCTTTTCCTTCTTTAATAACTTCATACTGCAATCCGCTAGGCAGAGTAACCACTCCTTCTCTTGATCCATTTTCCGACATAAATGCATCACCCTGAGCAATTTCATCCTGATACTGTTCTTTAAGCTCTTCTTCCTGACGCTTCATCTGTGCTTCCTGAGCTTTCTCCATTTCTGTCTGTATCAAATTATTTGCATCAAGTTTATTGATTGCAAGTTCCTGATTCTTCAATGTTGAGATCAGACCAGCAAGTAACTGATCACTATTTGCTTTTTGATCCGAGTTTTCACCATAGACCATAGAGTTAAACTGTGGCAGAAGCTGCTGTGAAAACTGTACACCTATACTTAATCCATGTGCATAGGGAGATTTTTCATCAAGACTAATAGCCTCTTTCATACCTTTGATGAATTCATTTAATCTTGGTCCGTTAACTTTATTAATTGAATCAATTTTTGCTGCCTTCTCTGCAAGTAAAGCAGCTTTTTCTGTTGAATCTGCCGCAGCGATCCTCAATTGATAATCATACTCAATGTCTGATGTACTTAAAAGAACACCAGCCTGCTCAAGAAATTGTGCTAATCCCTGATCAGCCATTGTAACTCCATAAGCATAAGAAACACTGTCAACAGAATTTTTCAAGGAGGTCTTTGGAGTAGATGCTCCTCCGCAGGAGATCATCATAACCGCCAAAACTGCTAATGCACTAAAAGTGCCTAAAATTGTTTTCTTCATTTTACTTAATATTATTATATGTATTTTTTTTACTATACAATTCCCAATAATTCCACGTCAAATATCAGAGTTGTATTTGGCTCAATTGAACCACCCGCTCCCTGCTTTCCATAGGCAAGATCTGAAGGAATATATAATCTCCATTTTGAGCCAACGGACATAAGCTGAAGTGCTTCAACCCATCCTTTTATGACCTGATTTACTCCAAAAACAGCCGGCTGACCACGCTGTACTGAGCTATCAAATACTGTACCATCAATAAGTGTACCATGGTAGTGGCATTTAACCTTGTCTGTAGCTTTGGGAATTGCACCATCACCTTCGTTAATTACTTCATATTGTAACCCGCTTGGTAATGTTACAACACCTTCTCGCTTTTTATTTTCTTCCAGGAAAGCTTTTCCTGCTTCCAGATTCTTATTCAGCATCTCGTCTTGTTGTTTGGTGAAATAGTCCTGTAATATCTGATTTGCTTCTTGTGGAGACATTGAAGGAGTTTTGTTATCCATGATCTCTGTGAAGGCTTTTACAAAGGAATCAACATCTATATTTTTGAGTCCTGAATTCATTAGGTTTGAGGCCATACTCATACCCAATGCATAACTTAATTTGTCCATTAATATATTTACTTTTCGAATTATCGTACAAAAGTACGATTTAAATTATAAATAGAGTATGTTTAACTCGTAAAATGTTTTGATCTTGGTATAAAAAGCTATATTTGAGATAAAAAGAGGTAAAAAACTATGAAAAAGAGATTGGTGGTTCTAACTGGTGCAGGTATGAGCGCAGAAAGTGGTATCTCTACTTTCAGAGATTCTGGGGGACTGTGGGATAAATATCCAGTGGAACAGGTTGCAACTCCCGAAGGTTTCAGGGCAAATCCTGAATTGGTACTTAACTTTTATAATATCAGGAGACGTGAACTTCTTTCTGTGAAACCTAATGAGGGACATTATGGACTGGTGGACCTGGAAAAACATTTTGAAGTTAATATTATTACTCAAAACATTGATAATCTGCATGAACAGGCAGGTAGCTCATCTGTTATTCATCTTCATGGCGAATTGATGAAATCACGGTCTACGGCTGATGAGTCGCTAGTCTATGATATTGACCCTGAAAAATGTGAAATTCTTTTAGGTGATACATGCGAGAAGGGTTCTCAGTTACGTCCTCACATAGTTTGGTTTGGAGAGATGGTCCCTATGATGTCAGTCGCTGAAGAAATCACCCGTAAAGCTGATATATTTGTAATTATTGGCACTTCAATGAATGTTTATCCGGCAGCCGGTCTGCTTCATGACGTAAAGTATGACACCCCTGTTTATCTTATTGACCCTAAAGATGTAAATACCGGAAGAAGAGACATACATCATATCAGAATGGGAGCTTCAGAAGGTGTGAAGGAATTAAAGAAAATTCTGTTAACATAAATTGCACTTTAATGTTTCTTTCAACACTCTTTGTTCTTGGATTCTTTTATTTTAAAAGAAGATCATAAGAGCGAAGTAAGTATGAGGTGTGAGTAAGTACTTTTTGAGAGTGTTGTTTTTTTTGTATTTTTGATTTGAAATAGCGGCAACTAAGCCTGCTTAAATTAACTTGATTTGTAGCTTGTGGCAAAAAAAATAGCAGAAACACCAATGATGAAGCAGTTTGTTGAGATAAAGAGTCAACATCCCGACGCTATACTGCTTTTCAGAGTTGGTGATTTTTATGAGACTTTTTCGGATGATGCGATAACAGCATCTGAGATTTTAGGAATAACTCTAACCAGAAGAGCCAATGGTGCTGCACAGTTTGTAGAATTGGCCGGCTTCCCTCATCATGCTCTTGATACTTACTTGCCCAAACTTGTCAGGGCAGGGAAAAGGGTAGCAATTTGTGACCAGCTGGAGGACCCAAAGACAACTAAAAAACTGGTAAAACGGGGTATAACTGAACTGGTTACGCCGGGTGTATCGATAAATGACAATGTTCTAAACCATAAGGAGAATAATTTTCTCTGTGCGATTCACTTTACAAACAATCTTTTAGGTATATCATTCCTTGATATATCAACAGGAGAGTTCCTTACTACTGAAGGTAAAAAGGACAATATTGACAAACTGTTATCTAATTTCTCTCCTAAGGAAATTTTGATTGAGCATTCAAAAAAAAGGAAATTTGAGGAGATATTTGGTTCGGGATGGATGACCTCGGTTCTGGATGACTGGATTTTTACTGAAAATGCAGCTCGTGACAGACTATTGGCGCATTTTAAATCTGCGAGCCTTAAAGGTTTTGGTGTTGAGCAGCTTGAACAAGGTATCATAGCATCTGGAGCTATTTTACATTATATGGATATCACTCAGCATCCAAATATTGAACATATAACATCATTAACCAGAATTGAAGAGGAGAGATTTGTACGTCTTGATAAATTCACGGTAAGAAACCTGGAGCTGCTTTCTCCAATGAATGAAGGTGGTAAAAGTTTGCTGGATATCCTTGACAAGACTATATCTCCAATGGGATCACGTCTTATGAGACGTTGGGTTGTTTTTCCACTAAAAGATGTTTTGCCAATTAATGATCGTTTAAATATAGTTGAGTACTTTTTTCGTGATCCTGAGTTGAAAAAGTTTCTTGCTCAACAGCTTTCTCTTATTGGAGATCTGGAAAGAATTATCTCTAAAGCGGCTGTTGGCAGAATTAATCCAAGAGAGGTGGTTCAGCTAAAAGTTGCACTGAATGCAATTGATCCTATCCAGCAGGCCTTTGCTGATTCTGACAATAGCAATCTAAGGGAGATGGGTGAATTATTGAATCCATGTCCGGTATTGAGAGAAAAGATAGAAAAGGAGATTGTTTCTGATCCTCCGGCTCTGATCAATAAGGGTGGATTTATAAGAAAAGGGATAAATAAGGATCTTGATGAACTCAGGGATATTGCTTTTTCGGGAAAGGATTATCTTCTGAAATTGCAGCAACGGGAGAGTGAAAGAACGGGAATACCTTCTCTTAAAATTGCATTTAATAATGTATTCGGATATTATATAGAGGTGCGAAATACTCATAAAAGTAAAGTGCCTGCAGATTGGACCAGAAAACAGACATTGGTTAGCGCTGAAAGATATATTACC
This portion of the Lascolabacillus massiliensis genome encodes:
- the mutS gene encoding DNA mismatch repair protein MutS, yielding MMKQFVEIKSQHPDAILLFRVGDFYETFSDDAITASEILGITLTRRANGAAQFVELAGFPHHALDTYLPKLVRAGKRVAICDQLEDPKTTKKLVKRGITELVTPGVSINDNVLNHKENNFLCAIHFTNNLLGISFLDISTGEFLTTEGKKDNIDKLLSNFSPKEILIEHSKKRKFEEIFGSGWMTSVLDDWIFTENAARDRLLAHFKSASLKGFGVEQLEQGIIASGAILHYMDITQHPNIEHITSLTRIEEERFVRLDKFTVRNLELLSPMNEGGKSLLDILDKTISPMGSRLMRRWVVFPLKDVLPINDRLNIVEYFFRDPELKKFLAQQLSLIGDLERIISKAAVGRINPREVVQLKVALNAIDPIQQAFADSDNSNLREMGELLNPCPVLREKIEKEIVSDPPALINKGGFIRKGINKDLDELRDIAFSGKDYLLKLQQRESERTGIPSLKIAFNNVFGYYIEVRNTHKSKVPADWTRKQTLVSAERYITEELKVYEEKILGAEEKIIALENKIYTELVESLIGYIPVIQNNANIIARADCLLSFANVAERYNYIRPEINESLVIDIKKGRHPVIERQLPADEPYVSNDVYLDNDNQQILIITGPNMSGKSALLRQTALITLMAQIGSFVPAESAKIGLVDKIFTRVGASDNISLGESTFMVEMNEAANIMNNLSDRSLVLFDELGRGTSTYDGISIAWAIVEYIHENPKARAKTLFATHYHELNEMEKSFKRIRNFNVSVKEIDNKVIFLRKLKSGGSEHSFGIHVARMAGMPQSITKRADAILSQMENSNRKGDIKKPIKDFVEKQEGYQLSFFQLDDPILSQVRDEIINLDVNNLTPIDALNKLNEIKKIVKGK